One genomic window of Gemmatimonadaceae bacterium includes the following:
- a CDS encoding DUF1569 domain-containing protein → MKNVFDSLVVAELVSRINRLSPTTPAAWGKMSVDQMLAHCNVSYEMVYEDKHPRPGPLKSLVLKALVKRAVVGPRPYRRNTPTAPQFKMVSPKDFEQEKQRLIGFLERVQRDGERAFEGRSSHSFGPLSTTEWSTMFYKHLDHHLTQFGV, encoded by the coding sequence ATGAAGAACGTATTCGACTCGTTGGTCGTCGCCGAATTGGTCTCGCGCATCAACCGCCTGTCGCCAACAACCCCGGCAGCCTGGGGCAAGATGTCGGTCGATCAGATGCTGGCGCACTGCAACGTCTCCTACGAAATGGTCTATGAGGACAAGCACCCCAGACCCGGGCCGCTCAAGTCACTCGTGCTCAAGGCCTTGGTCAAGCGCGCCGTGGTGGGTCCCAGACCGTATCGCCGAAATACGCCGACGGCCCCGCAATTCAAGATGGTATCGCCGAAGGATTTCGAGCAGGAAAAGCAGCGTTTGATCGGGTTTCTCGAGCGCGTGCAGCGCGATGGCGAGAGGGCCTTTGAGGGAAGGTCCTCGCACTCGTTCGGACCGCTGTCAACGACCGAGTGGAGCACGATGTTCTACAAGCACCTCGACCACCATCTCACACAGTTCGGCGTCTGA
- a CDS encoding PrsW family intramembrane metalloprotease has product MCIAGPDRGKRARIEPIAIRIGSTPDCNLLTDDPDVQGPFASVLLEGDRVRIEALSAKQPYVDGHAVPQAALRAWQQVRLGRSLWEVHATVGASSVFDFVHRMGDHLSNAAGIERPAEWNAREMFTEVAKKHDDEEIEAYFTVGTTFTTPSLGEIDTGWPRPWVFLRVAALSLALYWGFTFAWNTFQNVNLIPGLIMIGSVAIPLSLLIFFFEMNVPRNISLYQVIKLLLTGGLVSIIISLFIFDYTSGLSNWLGAASAGIVEETGKVLTLLLVIRKPRFRWTLNGLLLGATVGTGFAVFESAGYALRAALSDGGIMAMRDVIFQRGILSVFGGHVLWTGLAGAALWRVRDDQPFQREMLTDPRFLRVLGMCMVMHMLWNSNIELPLVGRVGTFVALGAAAWLLVLGMIQSGLRQVRDAQGREAIRRTGANAVLRATP; this is encoded by the coding sequence GTGTGTATCGCCGGGCCGGACCGCGGGAAACGCGCGCGCATCGAGCCGATCGCCATTCGCATCGGCAGTACCCCAGACTGCAACCTGCTGACCGACGATCCGGACGTGCAGGGCCCGTTTGCCAGCGTGCTGCTGGAGGGTGACCGGGTGCGCATCGAGGCACTGTCGGCGAAACAGCCGTACGTCGATGGGCACGCGGTGCCGCAGGCGGCGTTGCGCGCCTGGCAACAGGTGCGCCTGGGACGCTCGCTCTGGGAGGTGCATGCCACCGTCGGCGCATCGTCGGTGTTCGACTTCGTGCATCGCATGGGGGACCATCTCTCCAACGCCGCCGGCATCGAGCGGCCCGCGGAATGGAACGCGCGCGAGATGTTCACCGAGGTGGCCAAGAAGCATGATGACGAAGAGATCGAAGCCTACTTCACCGTGGGCACCACATTCACCACGCCGTCACTCGGCGAAATCGACACGGGATGGCCGCGTCCCTGGGTATTCCTCCGCGTGGCGGCGCTGTCGCTGGCACTCTACTGGGGATTCACCTTCGCCTGGAACACGTTCCAGAACGTCAATCTCATCCCGGGGTTGATCATGATCGGGTCCGTGGCGATTCCGTTGTCGCTGCTGATCTTCTTTTTCGAAATGAATGTCCCGCGCAACATCTCGTTGTATCAGGTTATCAAACTGCTCCTCACCGGCGGTCTGGTATCGATCATCATCAGTCTGTTCATATTCGACTACACCAGCGGGTTGTCCAATTGGCTGGGGGCAGCCAGCGCCGGCATTGTCGAGGAGACGGGCAAGGTCCTCACGCTACTGCTGGTCATTCGCAAGCCGCGCTTCCGCTGGACGCTGAACGGCTTGCTGCTTGGCGCCACCGTGGGCACCGGATTCGCCGTGTTTGAATCCGCCGGCTATGCGCTGCGCGCGGCGTTGAGTGACGGCGGCATCATGGCCATGCGTGATGTCATTTTCCAGCGCGGCATACTGAGTGTGTTCGGTGGCCACGTGCTGTGGACAGGACTGGCCGGTGCGGCGCTCTGGCGGGTGCGCGACGATCAACCGTTTCAGCGCGAAATGCTGACCGACCCGCGCTTCCTGCGTGTGCTGGGCATGTGCATGGTGATGCACATGCTCTGGAACTCCAACATCGAACTCCCGCTGGTGGGTCGGGTGGGCACATTCGTGGCGCTCGGCGCCGCCGCGTGGCTGCTGGTGCTGGGCATGATTCAAAGCGGCCTGCGACAAGTGCGCGATGCGCAGGGACGCGAAGCCATCCGTCGCACGGGCGCGAATGCCGTGCTGCGCGCGACGCCCTAG
- a CDS encoding amidase — protein sequence MSLHDELDLLEQAESETMNMADGMEFASDVDRRQFVFLSLAAAAATTFGFGAKALAQDAATRPAQPAAAPPVPLDNMEPVSWTFQPYPGGIGTLLEKTYRERGIAAFARQPFAWNATAAGAFHLAPWGSAALPATDEEIAFLPAHRLAAAIKAGKLSSVRLTRIYLDRLKALNPTLLCAVTILEERGLADAARMDAELKAGKYRGPLHGIPWGVKDLFAVKGTPTTWGAADFENRVIDQDSEVVIRLRDAGAVLIAKLSTGQFAQGGNWFRGGTKNPWNLTQSSSGSSAGPGSATAAGCVAFGIGTETSGSIVSPATACGISALRPTFGRVSRSGGMVLAWSMDRVGPLTRTAEDAAMVFNVIHGADAKDPGSITMPFHFNANIDLGALRIGVRRQNAATPDPVFLAFVDKLKSLGAKPTELPDPPTVAGSQGGINVESAAAFDSYVQAKAKELGMDMATVLTTYGRPAGGGGGGGGGGGGGGGGGGAPTPAAANGATPVPAANSAQLNRWVPGRTPTAMDFIQSQRRRQMLITAWQDYLKDIDLYVGAADTGVHAQTGHPVVVVQMGFGVRAPGGGGGRGGGGGRGGDSTRAATPPAPLNPQPICTQIAGNLYNDDIILSVAHKYQSNTAWHLERPKLG from the coding sequence ATGTCGCTGCACGACGAGCTGGACCTGCTGGAGCAGGCCGAGTCCGAGACCATGAACATGGCCGATGGCATGGAATTCGCCAGCGACGTCGATCGTCGCCAGTTCGTCTTTCTGTCATTGGCCGCTGCCGCCGCCACCACCTTCGGTTTTGGCGCCAAGGCCCTGGCGCAAGACGCGGCGACTCGTCCCGCCCAACCCGCCGCAGCGCCGCCGGTTCCGCTCGACAACATGGAGCCGGTCTCCTGGACATTCCAGCCATATCCCGGCGGGATCGGCACGTTGTTGGAGAAGACCTATCGGGAAAGGGGTATCGCAGCGTTTGCGCGGCAACCATTCGCCTGGAATGCCACCGCGGCGGGCGCGTTCCATCTTGCCCCGTGGGGTTCGGCGGCGTTGCCGGCCACTGACGAAGAGATTGCGTTCCTCCCCGCGCATCGGTTGGCCGCCGCCATCAAGGCCGGCAAACTCTCGTCCGTGCGACTCACGCGAATCTATCTCGATCGACTGAAAGCGCTCAATCCGACCCTGTTATGCGCGGTCACCATTCTCGAGGAGCGCGGCCTGGCCGACGCGGCGAGGATGGATGCTGAACTCAAGGCCGGCAAGTATCGCGGGCCGTTGCACGGCATACCGTGGGGCGTGAAGGATCTGTTTGCCGTGAAAGGCACGCCAACTACCTGGGGCGCGGCCGACTTCGAGAATCGGGTCATCGACCAGGATTCGGAAGTGGTGATTCGGTTGCGCGACGCCGGTGCGGTGTTGATTGCCAAGTTGTCCACCGGACAATTCGCCCAAGGCGGCAACTGGTTCCGCGGCGGCACCAAGAACCCGTGGAATCTCACCCAGAGTTCCAGCGGTTCATCTGCCGGCCCCGGCTCGGCCACCGCGGCCGGCTGTGTGGCCTTCGGCATCGGCACGGAAACCTCCGGATCCATTGTGAGTCCGGCCACGGCGTGCGGCATCAGTGCGCTGCGTCCGACATTCGGCCGCGTAAGCCGCTCCGGTGGCATGGTGCTGGCGTGGTCGATGGATCGCGTCGGTCCGCTGACGCGCACGGCAGAAGATGCGGCGATGGTGTTCAACGTGATTCACGGCGCGGACGCGAAGGACCCGGGATCCATCACGATGCCGTTCCACTTCAACGCCAACATCGATCTCGGTGCCCTGCGCATCGGGGTGCGTCGACAGAATGCCGCGACACCGGATCCGGTGTTTCTCGCGTTCGTTGATAAGCTGAAGTCACTGGGTGCCAAGCCTACGGAGCTGCCGGATCCGCCAACCGTGGCCGGCAGTCAGGGCGGCATCAACGTGGAGTCGGCCGCCGCGTTCGATTCGTATGTGCAGGCGAAGGCCAAGGAGCTTGGCATGGATATGGCCACCGTGCTCACGACCTACGGACGGCCGGCGGGCGGCGGTGGTGGCGGCGGCGGCGGCGGCGGCGGTGGTGGTGGTGGTGGTGGTGCGCCAACGCCCGCCGCGGCCAACGGTGCGACGCCAGTGCCCGCAGCGAACAGCGCACAACTCAATCGCTGGGTGCCTGGACGCACACCAACGGCAATGGACTTCATTCAGTCACAGCGGCGGCGTCAAATGCTTATTACCGCGTGGCAGGACTACCTCAAGGACATCGATCTGTACGTCGGTGCCGCGGACACCGGCGTGCATGCACAGACCGGGCATCCGGTGGTGGTGGTTCAGATGGGATTCGGCGTTCGCGCGCCAGGTGGTGGTGGTGGTCGCGGCGGTGGAGGTGGGCGCGGTGGAGATTCCACGCGGGCGGCAACGCCGCCGGCCCCGCTCAATCCACAGCCTATCTGCACGCAGATCGCGGGCAATCTGTACAACGATGACATCATTCTCTCGGTGGCCCACAAGTACCAGAGCAACACCGCGTGGCATCTTGAGCGGCCGAAACTCGGCTAA
- a CDS encoding VOC family protein, translated as MAMVGAIVGLPAVALGQGRCIRAYGTPACNTDPIAPVFERTGWRTTALNHISFRVVDPQKEAAFYAALMGWAMRSSSNARVVMDMGDWGTVVFNRAPAESFPATPTRRNAAAAPVHAVVDGFGFDIEPWNAKTVDAELRKRGLTPIADNDGKGFESFHVKDPDGFDLQIGNGKGYTSARRIASKSTMPVPPPFEATGWKTVWLDHLSFGATNYKASVSFYTNLLGWGPTYDEGSQNELMIGDVGDIIIRGGNPLDPAFGQPGGRAGGRIDHISFGISPWDTDAVKAELEKRGLTWSIDTSDGAEIHVAQYKSYHTTTPNGYNLQISYNTHDTRLNLAIAVNPRRPNIK; from the coding sequence ATGGCGATGGTCGGGGCGATCGTAGGGTTGCCCGCGGTCGCACTTGGTCAGGGACGCTGCATCCGCGCGTACGGAACGCCCGCCTGCAACACCGATCCCATTGCGCCGGTGTTCGAACGCACGGGGTGGCGCACCACCGCCTTGAACCACATCTCGTTCCGCGTGGTGGACCCGCAGAAGGAAGCGGCATTCTACGCCGCGCTCATGGGCTGGGCGATGCGCAGCAGCAGCAACGCGCGGGTGGTGATGGACATGGGCGACTGGGGCACCGTGGTGTTCAATCGGGCGCCGGCGGAATCATTCCCGGCCACTCCCACGCGCCGCAATGCCGCCGCGGCGCCGGTGCACGCCGTCGTTGACGGATTCGGCTTCGACATCGAACCGTGGAACGCAAAGACCGTGGACGCCGAGCTGAGGAAACGCGGGCTGACTCCCATTGCCGACAATGACGGCAAAGGATTCGAGAGCTTTCACGTGAAGGATCCCGACGGCTTTGACCTGCAGATCGGCAACGGGAAGGGTTACACCAGCGCGCGCCGTATCGCGTCGAAATCGACCATGCCGGTTCCACCCCCCTTTGAAGCGACCGGATGGAAGACGGTCTGGCTGGACCATCTCTCGTTCGGGGCCACGAACTACAAGGCCAGCGTTTCGTTCTACACCAACCTGCTGGGATGGGGGCCTACCTACGACGAAGGGAGCCAGAACGAGCTCATGATCGGTGATGTCGGCGACATCATCATTCGCGGCGGCAACCCGCTCGATCCGGCGTTTGGCCAGCCCGGTGGTCGGGCCGGCGGGCGCATCGATCACATTTCGTTCGGCATTTCGCCGTGGGACACGGACGCGGTGAAGGCGGAGCTTGAGAAGCGTGGACTGACGTGGAGTATCGACACGTCCGACGGCGCGGAAATCCACGTGGCACAGTACAAGAGTTATCACACCACCACGCCCAATGGCTACAACCTGCAGATCAGCTACAATACACACGACACCCGACTGAATCTGGCCATCGCGGTCAATCCGAGACGACCCAACATCAAATGA
- a CDS encoding cytochrome-c peroxidase, translating into MTVNPVRRTFGSTIALAGLVACSDAAKVVVGTEPSAPATPAAVTVLMSEDAQAATVGRPFTFNLAQSRIRFSDPPGAGLTYRITLTPKATGLAVSGMEITGVPNAVSVITATVTATDVNQQSAEARFPIIAQRADLPEPRLPATPYAYADESAPLPPAIANSPQVVRIDNMTAANRVTDAGAALGRVLFYDRRLSVNDQVACASCHQQQFSFSDTARFSIGVSGAPTRRHSMPLTNVRFYGPARFFRDERAATLEDLALQPVFDASEMGLPPDVLVPKLRMARYYAPLYAAAFGDSAITADRTARALAQFVRALKTTNSKIDSLLAGTTTFSSQEVEGQILFEATGCRSCHESYAVVSDAARNNGLDATNLDHGAGQGRLKSPSLRNVVQRPPYMHDGRFRTLEAVIDFYDAGVQDNPDLDHRLRAPDGSPRRLHLASSQKLALVAFLHTLTDRAFLADPRFSNPFPH; encoded by the coding sequence ATGACGGTGAATCCCGTGCGTCGCACCTTTGGCTCGACGATCGCTCTGGCAGGCCTCGTTGCCTGTAGTGACGCCGCGAAGGTCGTGGTGGGAACCGAGCCGTCCGCTCCCGCGACGCCAGCCGCCGTGACCGTGCTGATGTCCGAAGACGCGCAGGCGGCCACGGTTGGTCGCCCGTTCACGTTCAATCTCGCCCAGAGCAGAATTCGTTTCAGCGATCCGCCGGGGGCCGGCCTGACCTATCGCATCACGCTCACACCGAAGGCCACCGGACTCGCGGTTTCGGGGATGGAAATCACCGGCGTCCCGAATGCGGTCTCGGTGATCACGGCGACCGTCACCGCCACCGACGTGAATCAGCAGAGCGCCGAGGCCCGCTTCCCGATTATTGCACAGCGCGCGGACCTCCCGGAACCACGGCTGCCAGCCACGCCCTATGCCTACGCCGACGAATCGGCGCCGCTACCACCTGCCATCGCCAACTCGCCGCAGGTGGTTCGCATCGACAATATGACTGCGGCCAACCGCGTGACCGATGCGGGCGCCGCGCTGGGACGCGTGTTGTTCTACGATCGCCGCTTGTCAGTCAACGATCAGGTGGCCTGCGCCTCGTGTCATCAGCAGCAGTTCTCCTTCTCAGATACGGCACGGTTCAGCATCGGCGTGTCGGGCGCGCCCACACGTCGCCACTCCATGCCACTCACCAACGTGCGATTCTACGGGCCGGCGCGTTTCTTCCGCGACGAACGCGCCGCGACACTCGAAGACCTTGCCCTGCAGCCGGTGTTTGATGCCAGCGAGATGGGACTGCCACCCGACGTGCTGGTGCCCAAGCTGCGGATGGCGCGATACTACGCACCCCTGTACGCCGCGGCGTTCGGTGACAGCGCCATCACGGCGGATCGCACGGCGCGGGCACTCGCCCAATTCGTACGGGCCCTCAAGACAACCAACAGCAAGATCGACAGTCTGCTGGCAGGAACCACCACGTTTTCGTCGCAGGAGGTGGAGGGCCAGATCCTCTTTGAGGCGACCGGCTGCCGGAGTTGTCATGAGTCGTATGCGGTGGTGAGCGACGCCGCACGCAACAATGGTCTCGATGCCACCAATCTCGACCACGGCGCGGGACAGGGTCGGCTCAAGTCTCCATCGCTTCGCAACGTCGTGCAGCGTCCGCCCTACATGCACGACGGACGGTTCCGCACGCTCGAAGCCGTTATCGATTTCTATGACGCCGGCGTCCAGGACAACCCCGATCTCGATCATCGGCTGCGTGCGCCCGATGGATCACCGCGACGGTTGCATCTCGCCTCGTCACAGAAACTGGCGCTTGTGGCGTTTCTCCACACGCTCACCGATCGCGCGTTCCTGGCCGACCCGCGCTTCAGCAACCCGTTTCCGCACTGA
- a CDS encoding asparaginase gives MTVRIFVTGGTFDKEYDELHGALYFLHSHVEEMLRRGRCHLDVAVQELMMLDSLDMTPADRAAVIDASRACAESQIVITHGTDTMVETARALAAGVSAKTIVLTGAMVPYAFGSSDGLFNLGSALSFVQALAPGVYVAMNGRCFAWDNVRKNREIGVFEAIAGV, from the coding sequence ATGACGGTTCGCATCTTCGTCACCGGCGGCACGTTCGACAAGGAGTACGACGAGCTGCACGGCGCGCTGTATTTCCTCCACTCACACGTCGAGGAGATGCTGCGACGCGGGCGTTGTCACCTGGATGTCGCCGTGCAGGAGCTCATGATGCTGGACAGTCTCGACATGACGCCTGCAGACCGGGCGGCCGTCATCGACGCGAGCCGCGCCTGCGCCGAGTCACAGATCGTGATTACCCACGGCACGGACACCATGGTGGAGACCGCGCGCGCGCTCGCGGCCGGCGTGTCGGCCAAGACCATCGTGCTGACCGGCGCGATGGTTCCCTACGCGTTCGGCAGTTCGGACGGCCTGTTCAATCTGGGCAGTGCGCTGTCATTCGTGCAGGCGTTGGCGCCGGGGGTGTACGTGGCGATGAACGGGCGCTGCTTCGCTTGGGACAATGTGCGCAAGAACCGGGAGATTGGTGTGTTCGAGGCCATCGCCGGCGTGTAA
- a CDS encoding MBL fold metallo-hydrolase: MTHRALHATKRLLGGALLASLFAAVPPAANAASRTLDIYFIDVEGGQATLIVTPAGESLLIDAGFPNEGTFASKPGDPTEARDPQRILAAAHDAGINRIDYLMITHFHGDHVGGVVELSQLLPIRAFIDHEAPLPEAEAAVSGTQLLYNAYLTRRARATHLQPKPGDRLPLKGIDAIIVSAAGQTLTSPLKGAGAVNASCAGTGLPAQEHTENPRSTGVRLAFGKFRFLDVGDLTGPPLFALTCPRNLVGESDVYLVAHHGGLDAADAAMFKAVNPLVAVINNGPLKGGSAQTMATLHQLPAIDTWQLHRSLMPGVLNMPDARVVNVDESTSAWIKLSAKADGSFTVTNGRTGDTKAYHR; encoded by the coding sequence GTGACGCATCGCGCACTCCACGCAACCAAGCGACTCCTCGGCGGCGCACTGCTTGCGTCCTTGTTCGCGGCGGTCCCTCCCGCGGCCAACGCCGCCTCGAGAACGCTCGACATCTACTTCATCGACGTCGAGGGCGGACAGGCGACGCTGATCGTCACGCCGGCCGGCGAGTCGTTGCTGATCGACGCGGGATTTCCCAATGAAGGGACCTTTGCGTCCAAGCCTGGCGATCCTACCGAGGCGCGCGATCCGCAACGCATCCTTGCGGCCGCGCACGATGCCGGCATCAATCGCATCGACTACCTGATGATCACGCACTTTCATGGTGACCATGTTGGCGGGGTGGTCGAGTTGTCGCAGTTGCTGCCCATTCGCGCCTTCATCGACCACGAGGCGCCGCTGCCCGAGGCCGAGGCGGCCGTGTCCGGCACCCAGTTGCTGTACAACGCGTATCTCACGCGGCGTGCGCGTGCCACGCATCTGCAGCCCAAACCCGGTGATCGGTTGCCGCTCAAGGGCATCGACGCCATCATCGTGTCGGCCGCCGGACAGACACTCACGTCGCCGCTCAAGGGGGCAGGCGCCGTGAACGCGTCGTGCGCGGGCACCGGATTGCCGGCGCAGGAGCACACCGAGAACCCGCGCTCCACCGGCGTCCGTCTCGCCTTCGGGAAGTTCCGGTTCCTCGATGTGGGCGACCTCACCGGCCCACCGCTTTTCGCGTTGACCTGTCCGCGCAATCTCGTCGGCGAGTCCGATGTCTACCTGGTTGCGCATCATGGAGGTCTTGATGCCGCCGATGCCGCGATGTTCAAGGCGGTGAACCCGCTCGTGGCCGTCATCAACAACGGTCCGCTCAAGGGCGGCAGCGCCCAGACAATGGCCACGCTGCATCAGTTGCCGGCGATTGACACGTGGCAGCTGCATCGCTCGCTGATGCCCGGCGTGTTGAACATGCCCGACGCGCGTGTTGTCAACGTCGACGAAAGCACCAGTGCGTGGATCAAGCTATCCGCGAAGGCCGATGGATCATTTACGGTGACGAATGGGCGGACGGGCGACACGAAGGCCTATCACCGCTGA
- a CDS encoding DUF542 domain-containing protein — protein sequence MPATTDTRLTGDLSLNEIAAIQPRALEVFNRYGLDSCCGGAKTLALVCEKHGLVLDDVLRDIRALS from the coding sequence ATGCCTGCCACGACCGACACGCGCCTCACCGGCGACCTCTCGCTGAACGAGATTGCCGCCATACAGCCCCGCGCCCTGGAAGTCTTCAACCGCTATGGGCTGGACAGTTGCTGCGGTGGTGCCAAGACGCTGGCACTCGTGTGCGAGAAGCACGGGCTCGTACTCGACGACGTGCTGCGCGATATCCGCGCCCTGTCATAG
- a CDS encoding cbb3-type cytochrome c oxidase subunit I, whose product MDWFSRLFLKSALVSLGLGIVMGTWMALVPGAIIYRPAHVHLNLLGFVSMVIFGVAYHVIPRFTGHPLHSPRMAGVHWWSANVGLVLLVGGFLCAPHVPAASRVVLGIGALFAATGSFLFIYNLWRTIDGTGPKPRQNSGSGRALPVSG is encoded by the coding sequence ATGGATTGGTTCTCCCGCCTGTTCCTCAAGAGCGCACTCGTGTCGCTCGGCCTGGGCATTGTCATGGGCACCTGGATGGCGCTCGTCCCGGGCGCGATCATCTACCGGCCCGCGCACGTGCACCTCAACCTGCTGGGATTCGTATCCATGGTGATCTTCGGCGTCGCCTATCACGTGATTCCGCGATTCACCGGCCATCCGCTGCATAGCCCCAGAATGGCGGGCGTGCACTGGTGGAGCGCCAACGTCGGCCTGGTGTTGCTGGTTGGCGGATTCCTGTGTGCGCCGCATGTGCCAGCGGCTTCGCGCGTCGTCCTTGGAATTGGGGCGCTGTTCGCCGCCACCGGCTCGTTCCTGTTCATTTACAATCTCTGGCGCACCATCGACGGCACCGGGCCCAAACCGCGCCAGAACAGCGGATCGGGCAGAGCGCTTCCGGTTTCCGGATAG
- a CDS encoding M20/M25/M40 family metallo-hydrolase: MQIALGRPGRLLIASALLLTTAAAVADAQATAPTGAAARSAARVYREQHEGAILTEFAEMLSLPNLASDSVGIWRNANHLLDLLNKRGFTNRRLLTVPGGPPAVYAELPTPGATRTLVLYAHYDGQPVDVKQWSTPPWSPVLRTAEVKSGGKVIPIPTGNGRVNGEARIYGRGAGDDKGSIMAILAAIDAMRASKLSASVNLKVFFEGEEEAGSEHLEQILTTYKSQLTADGWLFCDGPVHQSGRQQLSFGQRGVIGLELTVFGPTRPMHSGHYGNWAPNPGALIANLIASMRDDDGRIKVAGYYDDVKPISAAERTAIAQLPKYDSTLRVALGLARTEANNALLAERIMSPAFNVRGIRVGGVRETGSNTIASEAYASFDLRLVPAQDPARVRRIVEAHVRAQGYFVTRDSVTDAMRLAHARVARMEWGGGYPATRVAMDGPFGKALIGVLSDGAKVSPLVAPTTGGSGPTYLFEKVLGAPMISLPIANYDDNQHAADENLRVQNLWDGIELYAALLTGMGKAWGTRPVP; encoded by the coding sequence ATGCAAATCGCGCTTGGACGTCCGGGTCGCCTGCTGATTGCGTCCGCGCTCCTGTTGACCACGGCCGCCGCGGTTGCTGATGCGCAGGCGACCGCACCGACCGGTGCGGCCGCGCGCTCCGCCGCACGTGTGTATCGGGAACAACACGAGGGCGCGATTCTTACCGAGTTCGCGGAGATGCTGTCGCTGCCCAACCTGGCGAGTGACTCGGTGGGCATTTGGCGCAACGCCAATCACCTGTTGGACCTGCTGAACAAGCGTGGCTTCACCAATCGTCGGCTGTTGACGGTTCCTGGCGGTCCGCCGGCGGTGTACGCTGAGCTGCCAACGCCCGGCGCCACGCGCACCCTGGTGCTGTACGCGCACTACGATGGACAGCCCGTGGACGTGAAGCAGTGGAGCACGCCACCCTGGTCGCCGGTCTTGCGCACGGCCGAGGTGAAGTCGGGTGGCAAGGTGATTCCGATTCCGACCGGTAATGGTCGTGTGAATGGCGAGGCGCGCATTTATGGACGCGGGGCCGGTGACGACAAGGGTTCGATCATGGCCATTCTCGCGGCCATTGATGCCATGCGGGCCTCGAAGCTGTCGGCGTCGGTGAATCTCAAGGTGTTCTTTGAAGGGGAAGAGGAAGCGGGTTCCGAACATCTGGAGCAGATCCTCACCACCTACAAATCGCAACTGACGGCCGATGGATGGCTGTTTTGCGATGGGCCCGTGCATCAAAGCGGTCGGCAGCAACTGTCGTTCGGGCAGCGCGGCGTGATCGGACTGGAGCTCACGGTGTTCGGGCCCACGCGTCCCATGCACAGCGGGCACTACGGAAACTGGGCGCCCAATCCCGGTGCCCTGATTGCCAATCTCATTGCCAGCATGCGCGATGATGATGGGCGTATCAAGGTGGCCGGCTACTACGACGACGTGAAACCGATTTCAGCGGCCGAACGCACCGCGATTGCGCAACTGCCAAAGTATGACTCGACGCTGCGCGTGGCGTTGGGACTCGCGCGCACGGAAGCGAACAACGCGCTGCTGGCGGAGCGCATCATGTCACCCGCATTCAATGTGCGCGGCATTCGCGTTGGCGGCGTTCGCGAAACGGGATCCAACACGATCGCCAGCGAGGCCTACGCGTCGTTTGATTTGCGACTCGTGCCCGCGCAGGACCCGGCGCGCGTGCGCCGTATTGTGGAAGCGCACGTGCGTGCGCAGGGGTACTTCGTGACGAGGGACAGCGTCACGGACGCGATGCGGTTGGCGCATGCCCGTGTGGCCCGCATGGAGTGGGGCGGGGGCTATCCGGCCACGCGCGTGGCGATGGACGGCCCGTTCGGGAAGGCGCTCATCGGGGTGTTGAGTGACGGTGCGAAGGTATCGCCACTGGTGGCGCCAACCACTGGTGGCAGCGGTCCGACGTACTTGTTTGAGAAGGTGCTGGGCGCACCAATGATCTCGTTGCCCATCGCCAACTACGACGACAACCAGCATGCCGCCGACGAGAACCTGCGCGTGCAGAATCTGTGGGACGGTATTGAGTTGTATGCGGCGTTGTTGACGGGGATGGGGAAGGCGTGGGGGACACGGCCGGTGCCGTGA